In a single window of the Methanobrevibacter sp. TMH8 genome:
- a CDS encoding sugar phosphate isomerase/epimerase, whose translation MELGFSSLSLFMKSLEEILDIATKDGFNLIEILCEGPYWPRNLLSQENNSIKRIDGYDVRLNNMDLEIFESYDIKVMLHSPTIDLNPASMNEGIRKETERQTKEALDLANKIGAIAITTHPGIIHRKEERIRNLAIRFAIDTLSKCQNHAEDLGVTFSIENMPNKQKFLANSPEEHRYIVEKVGSSATIDWGHANTYENPNEFLLIDNISYFHLNDNMGKKDSHIPLGEGSADFSYDFLKNVKRGIIELNSYEDVLKGKEYLINIINHHK comes from the coding sequence ATGGAGTTAGGATTTTCTTCATTATCACTTTTCATGAAATCATTAGAAGAAATATTGGATATAGCTACTAAAGATGGATTTAATCTTATTGAAATACTTTGTGAAGGACCTTATTGGCCAAGAAATCTTTTGAGTCAAGAAAACAATAGTATTAAAAGGATTGATGGCTATGATGTTAGACTAAACAATATGGATCTTGAGATATTTGAGTCATATGATATTAAAGTAATGCTTCATAGTCCAACTATTGATCTAAATCCGGCTAGTATGAATGAAGGGATAAGAAAAGAAACAGAAAGACAAACAAAGGAAGCATTGGATTTAGCTAACAAAATTGGGGCAATAGCTATAACCACTCATCCAGGTATAATCCATAGAAAAGAAGAGAGAATTAGAAATTTAGCTATTAGATTTGCAATAGATACATTATCCAAGTGTCAAAATCATGCTGAAGATCTCGGGGTAACTTTTTCAATAGAAAATATGCCTAACAAACAGAAATTTTTAGCTAATTCTCCTGAAGAACATAGATATATAGTTGAAAAAGTAGGTTCCTCAGCTACTATTGATTGGGGGCATGCTAATACTTATGAAAATCCTAATGAATTCTTATTAATTGATAATATTAGCTATTTCCACCTTAATGATAATATGGGTAAAAAAGATTCTCATATTCCTCTTGGTGAAGGATCCGCTGATTTTAGCTATGATTTTTTAAAAAATGTAAAAAGAGGAATTATTGAGTTAAATAGCTATGAGGATGTTTTAAAAGGTAAAGAATATCTTATTAATATAATAAATCATCATAAATAA